The Sinomicrobium kalidii region ACGATGTGGCCTCGTCCAGTACCAGGATCTCGGGTTGCTTGTACAATGCCCGTGCAATGGCGATACGTTGTTTTTGCCCGCCCGAAAGCGTAGCACCGTTTTCGCCGAGATAGGTGGCAAAGCTATTGGGCAGGTTTTCAACAAAGGACAATATTCCTATACTCTTACATATTTTCATGATCCTTTCCATATCGGGCTGAAATTCTCCCACGGCAATATTTTCCACTACGTTACCGCCAAAAAGGTCTATTTTCTGGGGTACTACGCCTACGATATCTCTCAGGCTGGTATTTTCTATGTATTTCAGGTCGTATTCGCCTATGGTGATCTTACCTTTCTGTATAGGGTAGATATTCTGTAACAGGGAGATCAATGTGGATTTCCCCGAACCGCTCTCGCCGATTACCGCAGTGATCTTGCCCTTGGGAATATCAAGAGAAAAATCTTTAAAGACTTCAACACGGGTGCCGTAACGGAAATGCACCTTTTTAAAGGCAATATCCCCGATGTTCTCCCTGGTAAGTTTTATTTTGTCACCCTTTTCCTCGCGTTCCAGGTCCATAATCTCAAACAAACGGTCGGCAGCGATCCAGGCATTCTGGATTTGCTTGTTGGCATCTACAAGTTTGGCCACCGGGCCCGTAAAATACCCGATAATGGCATAAAAGGAAAGCAATTCCCCGGGTGTGATTTCCCGGTCTATAACGAAATAGGAACCGCTCCACAACAGGATAATGGTAAAGAGCTGGGAAATGAAAGTAGAGGAGGTTGTGGAAAAAACAGTGTTCAGGGCCGATTTATAACCGATGTTCAACAGGTTGATAAACCGGGCCTCGGTTTTAATATTGGCAAAGTATTCCAGTCCGAAACGCTTTATGGTACCGACGGAATTGAGCGATTCCACCAACTGGCTTTCGAGGTCTGCCGCACGCTCCATAACTTTTCGTTCTGCTTTTTTGTTAAGCCTGTTGGTAAGGATGTAAATCCCTATATACAACGGAATAATGGCCAGCATAATCAGTGCCAGCTTCCAGTAATAAAAGAACATCAGGGCAAAGGAGAAAATAAGGATCAGTACGTTTACGGTAAGGCTCAGTGCCACTCCGTTGATAAAGGTCCGTATTTTTACCGCATCGTTTATCCGGGAAATGATCTCTCCCACCCGCATGGTATCGAAGAACTGCTGCGGGAGTTTCAACAGGTGTTTGTAGTAACCGAGAATAAGGCGTGCATCTATCTGTTGTCCGGTTTTTATGAGAAATGTATCTTTAAATATCCCGACCACGATCTGCAGGACGAGGAGGATGAGCATTACCACACTGAGCAGGTTCAACAGCTTGATATTGCCTCCCGTAAGCACGTAATCGGTGATCTTCCCCAGGTAAATTGATGTGGAAAATCCCAGAAGGGTGACGATTAATGCCCCGAAAAATGCCTGTATGAGTACGAATTTGTGCGGCCTGAGTAAAAACCAGAACCTTTTCATCGAAGAAACTTTTTCATTGCCTTCGGAAAAACTCTCATCGGGCATGAGAAGGGCAAGGACCCCGGTCCATTCCTCCTTGAATTCCTCATGGGTCTTCTTGTGCATTTTCCCGTCTCCGGGATCCATGACAAGCACGTGTTTTTTGGTCACTTCATACACTACCACATAATGATGCAGTACTTTCCTGACGATAACGTGTGCTATGGCCGGTTTCGGTATTTTAAAAAGACTGTTGATATCGCCACGGACGCCTTTGGCCTCAAATCCGAGTTTCTGGGCGGCCTCAATTAGTCCCAGTACATTGGTTCCCTTTTTATCGGTACTGGCATACTGGCGTATCCGGGCAATGGGTATCTGAAGGTTATAGTGTGCTGCAACAGATGCCAGGCAGGTGGCACCGCAATCGGTAATATCGTGTTGTTTTATGATGGTTTTTTTCTTTGCCATAGTCAAATTCAGGTTTGGGCCGGCAAAGTAACATCATTAACTGCAAAAAACATGCAGAGAAATATTTTTTATGTTTTATCTCCAAACAAAAAAGGCTATTTCCCATATGGAAAATAGCCCTACACCTTTAATTGAAGCTTTTATTTAGACTTCAGCATCGGCAGAAACAGAAACGGAAATGCCCCCGAGAAGTTGCGCTACCAGGGATACAACTCCACCTACTATACCGGCAACATTACTTACCACACCTCCGATAAGGTTACCTACACCTCCTGTACCTATGGTAATGGTCAGTCCTCCGTTGGTTTCGTTCATTTCTGTGGAATTCAGTTCCTGAACACCGTAATTTTCAAGATTTTTCATAATTGGAATTAAGTTAAGTTAATAAAACAAAAAAAGCGCAATATCCGTAACGGTTCCGGTTAGTTTTCTAATGTACCAAACCATTAGAACATTGCCGCAAAACAAGATTTTAAGGTGCACAAAATATCGTTTCGCATCAGCTAAGATAGTGGTATTCGCTGCACAAACCTTGCAGTTTTAGTCCCCGATTTCCTTTCCTGTATTTTTCTTACATCCCAAAAAAGAAAAAGCTGCTCTTTACGTAAAGAGCAGCTTTGCCTTGATTTCCGTTAAATAATTCCTTACAGATCGAGTCCGCCTATAAAACCTGCTACATATTCTGCAACAGCAACGGCAGCCGACTGTACGGCATCCACAACGATGTTAACAACACCCAGGGCCAGGCCAAGTGCATCGCCCAGGTCTACAGTTATACCTCCGTTGATTTCATTCAATTCAGTTGTGTTCAACTCCTGAACTCCGTAGTTTTCCAGATTTTTCATGATTAAAATAATTAAGTTAAGTTATACATTAAGATTATGATTATTATCCCATACTCACAATAATACGGGAAAATAGAAAATACAAAACAGAATGTGCCGAAATTGTCTTGCCTTGCTAAATTAACAGTGTTCTCTGAATAAACCTTGCAGTTTTATATTTTTCTGACACACTACATTAAAAAAGGATGGCTTCAAGAAACCATCCTTTTTTTACTGATGAATGTAAAAATTACAGGCCTCCGAGAAGACCGCCCAGCAGTCCGCTCACCAGGTCTACAACTGTTCCTACAACTCCGGTAACGGTTCCGATAACTCCGGTTACCAGATCCAGAACTCCGTCAAGGTCTCCTAAAAGTCCTCCGTTTACTTCATTCAATTCTTTAGCGTTCAGTTCCTGAACTCCGTAGTTTTCCAGATTTTTCATAATAAATCAAGTTAAGTTATACAAAAGTTTTAGATGTTTTCTCCTTCTTTCCAAAACAATAAGAGTTTGTCACCGATCTGTTGTTCAAATCAAAACATCTGTCTCCTATCCTTCCGGAAAGTCGTTCACATAGTTTTGCACGGTTTGCACCGCAGCATTCATATATCCCAGACTATATTGAGAATACCATTGCGTAGAGTGAGCGCATCTCCAGGGTTTATTCCACCATCGACCGCGCTCAATTCAGCAGGTTGTAACTCGCGAATTCCGTAATTCTCAAGATTATTCATGGCAATACGATCCGGTTCATTTTACAGCTTTCATGAATGAAATCCAAAGAAGCAAAAACGGCTTCCCTGAATTGACCCTGAAGCTATGCTAAGTTAATGGTATTCACTGCATAAACCTTGCAGTTTGCCATCTTTTTCGGATAATGGGCAAATAAAAACCGGATATCCCTGCCTGGAATACCCGGTTCTTTATTTTTTCAGATCGGTGTATGTGGCTTATAATCCGCCCAACAGACCTCCTAAAAGTCCTGTTACCGTATTAAGCACGGTTCCTACTACACCTACAACAGTGTTAACAACACCACCTATCAGGTCTGTTATACCGTCAAGGCCTCCGAGCAGACCGCCGTTGGTTTCGTTCATTTCTTTTGCGTTTAATTCCTGAACACCGTAGTTGTCTAAATTTTTCATGATTTTGATTTAAATTAGGTTATACAAAAAGTTCATTAAAAATGCATCAGCGTTTTGGCTGTATCTTATCTCCAAAACGGGCACTGCTTTCAAAACAGTCAGTTGTGCACCTTCTTGTTTTGCTTTGCTAAGGTAGGCTTGTTCACTGCACAAACCTTGCAGTTTCATTCTTTTATTCGGTATAAAACAAAAAACCGCATCAAAAGAAAACCCATGAGTCCCCGGACTTTTCAATCCCGGAAAACCAAGCTTCCTTTTAATACGGCTATGTAATCTGTTTCCGGTGTGTCCTACAGGTCTACAACTCCGGTGATAATACCCAGGGTGAGCTCAACAACGCTTCCTACTACGGAAACAATTCCGCCAACCACACCTGTTACGGTACCGAGAACTCCGGTTACCAGGCCAATAACTCCACCGAGGTCTAAACCTCCGTTAACTTCCTGTAATTCTTTTGCGTTCAATTCCTGAACGCCGAAATTTTCCAAATTTTTCATGACAATAAATAAGTTAAGTTATACATAAATTTGAGGCGCAATACTGAAACAATACTACTTCAAAACAAAGTTTTGGCACATTTGTTTTACCTTACTAAGATAGTATTGTACCCTGCATGAACCTTGCAGTTTGTATTTTATTTGTCAAAAAATAACTCCCGCCGAAAATTTCGGTAAGCTCATTGTCTTTCAGAACAGTAACGGAAACCGTGACTTTAAGGTCAAAATCGTCCTCGTAAAAATAGGTTTTGTGGACTCTGCTGTAAGAAACGGGGGCATCTATATCTTTGAGCTGCTCGATAAGCTGATACACCTTTCGTTCACTGACCTGCATCAGCCTCGCCAATTGCGGTGGCGATCCCGTAGCCTCTTTTACGATAAGCTGATGTAGTTGTTGCAGTCTTTCAAGATTCTTCAAATTGTTCATTATCTAAAAGGGGTTTAGATGGTTTTGGTTTAGTTCCATTATAAAAAGTTAACGCTCTTCAGTTCTGCTGTGCCCTTGACGGATTGAGCCAGTCATCTACCTTGTCATACAGCAGGTCGAACAGCGACCGTTCGGTAAGTTTGAAATTCGCTGTAAGTGTCATTCCCTTTTTCAGGTTACCCTTAAATCCGTTCTTTAACTGGAGATAACTTTCATTTATACTGCACCGCACCTTAAAGGCAGCCGATTCTTCATCTACAGATTCAATATCGTTGCCTATGCTGATGATTTCCCCGGAGGCAAACCCCCACTGATTGTAATTAAAGGCATCGATCTGATAGGTTATCGATTGCGATTCCCGTATCAGACCAATATCGGTAGGCGCTACATAACATTCTATAAGCAGTTCGGTGTCGGGTGAAATTTCCGCTATGGTTACTCCGGAATTGATATATCCGCCTTCTTCGATACCGGCTACCTTTAGCAGCGTCCCCGAAACGGGAGCCACCAGCACCTGGTTCTCATTATTGGAATTGTACTGATTAAAGTCGGACCCCAGTTCATTTAAGGTATTGCTCAATGAGGTCTGTTCGGATTCCCATTGGTAGTGTTGCTGTGTTTTGTAACTTTCAAGATCGCTCAAAGCCATGTCGTATTCCAGTTTTTTGGCTTCGTATTCTGAATTGGAGATCACTTTCCGCGCATGGAGTTTTTCATGTCTTTCAAAGTCCTTCCGGGCAGTTTCCAGGCGGGTTTTCAACTCTTTGATTTTTTGATTGTATTCCATATAACTCGCCCTGTATTTCGGAGAGGAAAGCTGGGAAGCCGCTACGGAACGACCGCTTGTGAGCAATGACAGGTCGTGCACAAACCTTCTGTTATCCCCGATCTGCTGGCGATACAGTGATAATTTGTCACTAATTTGTTCATTATTGAGAATGAGCAGGGTATCCCCTGCTTCCACCTTTTGATTATTGACCATGTTCTTATAAGCTACCTTGCCCGAATTGATCAGGGTAAGTACCGTACGTTCATTTTCGGGCTTTATGATCCCTCTGGATGTCGTATACACATCCACATAAATAAAGGGAAGGGCAATAAGTGCCGCCAAAACACCCAACAATACGAGCGTATATATTATTTTGCTCCGGTTGCGAAGTTTAAAATGATGAGCCTCGACAGTACTGTCAATTATTTCTTTGGGGAAGATTTCCATAAAGCACATTGAGATTTTGAAGTATAAAAATAGGCAAATTATCGATAAAATGCCTAATCCAAACGATAAATTACTGTAAATATGTCGCGTATCGAGAATTGAAAAGTAAGAAAAATTACTGTAAAACAGCTGTATAGACAGTATTTCATATCAATGATCATCTCCGCTCCTCCATTTCGGTTCACAGACACACGAGGGTACAAAAAAAGAGGAATGCCCTGAAGCATTCCTCTATAAAATACTCAAATACAGTATTATAACAATTACACTACTCCTTGTGCGAGCATGGCATCCGCCACTTTTACAAAGCCGGCAATGTTGGCTCCCCTGACATAGTCGGTATATCCGTCTTTTTCCTTACCATATTGAATGCATGAATTGTGAATGTCCAGCATAATCTTTTTCAACCTTTCGTCCACTTCTTCGCGGGTCCAGCCCACTCTCAGTGAATTCTGGGACATTTCCAGCCCGGAAGTGGCCACACCTCCTGCATTGGAGGCTTTTCCGGGTGCAAACAGTATCCTGGACTTATGGAATACTTCAACCGCACCGGGAGTTGAAGGCATATTAGCGCCTTCGGCCACACAGATACATCCGTTCTTCACCAACATTTGTGCATCCTTGTCGTTCAGTTCATTTTGCGTAGCACAGGGCAAGGCTATGTCGCACTGCTCCCCCCAGGGTTTTTTTCCGCTTATATACCTGGCCTTCGGATATTTGTCCAGATATTCCTTTATTCTTACTCTTTTTACGTTTTTCAGTTCCATCACATGGGCAAGCTTTTCTTCATCGATACCGTCTTCATCATAAATATATCCGGATGAATCGGAAAGGGTAAGCACTTTTGCCCCGAGCACGACGGCTTTTTCCGCAGCATACTGGGCCACGTTTCCTGAACCCGAGATCACCACCCGTTTTCCTTCAAAAGATTCACCTTTGGTCTTCAGCATACTTTCGGCAAAGTATACGGTGCCATAGCCCGTGGCTTCGGGGCGGATAAGCGAGCCTCCCCAGGAAAGGCCTTTCCCGGTAAGCACTCCGGTAAACTCATTCTTCAGTTTTTTGTACTGCCCGAACATAAAGCCTATTTCCCTGGCGCCTACTCCCATATCCCCGGCGGGAATATCCGTATTGGGACCTATATGACGGAACAGTTCTGCCATAAAAGCATGGCAAAAACGCATCATCTCATTCTCCGATTTTCCTTTGGGGTCAAAATCGGAACCTCCTTTTCCTCCGCCCATCGGCAAGGTGGTAAGACTGTTCTTGAAAACCTGTTCGAAAGCGAGGAACTTCAGTATACTCAGGTTTACCGAAGGGTGAAAACGAAGCCCACCCTTGTAAGGACCTATGGCCGAGTTCATTTCCACACGAAATCCGCGGTTAACCTGTATCTCCCCCTTGTCATCGACCCAGGGTACCCTGAACATAATAACCCTTTCCGGTTCTGCCATTCGCAGCAGGATGTTCTTTCCGTAATATATATCGTGTTCCTTAATATACGGAATCACTGTTTCTGCAACCTCCCTTACGGCTTGCATAAATTCCGGTTCGTGGAGATTTCGCTGTTCAACAAGTGCTAAAAATTCGTCGACTGTTTGTTTCATAAGTGTGTTGTATCAAAAAAATGGTATGTATTTAAAAATCCTCAAAATATCGGCACAAATATACGATATAGGCAAAGTATAGCCTTTATTTTTTCAAATTATTAACGATGGCTTAATCCAATGCCTGCCGCAAGTCTTCCAGGAGGTCTTCTTTATCCTCGATCCCTACGCTCAACCGTATAAGCGAATCCACCACTCCCGAGCGTTCCCTTTCTTCTTTGGGTATACTGGCATGGGTCATACTCGCCGGATGCCCGGCCAGTGACTCCACTCCTCCCAGGGATTCTGCCAGGGTAAACACCTTCAACCTTTCTACCACACGAATGGCCTTTTCAAAATCATTCCCCCGGGTTACAAAGGAGACCATTCCCCCGAAATCGCGCATCTGCCGCTTTGCAATATCGTGATTGGGATGGTTTTCCAGCCCCGGCCAGTACACTTTTTCCACCAACGGGTGATCTGCGAGAAAAAGGGCTACTTCCCTGCCGTTCTCACAATGCCGTTGCATCCTGACATGCAGGGTCTTAATTCCCCTGAGTACAAGAAAACTGTCCATAGGACCGCAAATGGCCCCGCTTGCATTCTGGATAAAGCGGAGTTTTTCTGCCAGTTCCTTAGCTTTCACCACCAGGGCACCCATTACCACATCGCTGTGTCCGCCGAGATATTTGGTGGCAGAATGCATTACAATATCCGCCCCGAGATCAAGAGGCTGCTGTAAATAAGGTGTGGCAAAAGTATTGTCTACGGCAAAAAGTAAACGGTGCTTCTTTGCTATGGCCGCAATCTTTTCCAGGTCAATAATATTCATCATGGGGTTGGTAGGGGTTTCGACCCAGATAAGCCTGGTGGCCGGAGAAATATAGTTTTCCGTATTACCGGCATCGTTCATCTCCACAAACCTGAATTTTATCCCGAAATCTTCATAGATCCCGGTAAAAAGCCGGTAGGTACCGCCGTACAGGTCGTTTGTAACAATCACCTCATCACCGGGTTTTAACAACTTCAGCACGGCATCTATAGCAGCCAGCCCACTGCCGAATGCCAGTCCGTATTCCCCGTTCTCTATACTGGCCAGGGCATTTTCAAGGGCTGTTCGCGTAGGATTGTGTGTCCTCGAATATTCATAGCCCTTGTGTCCTCCCGGCGTGGTTTGCGCATATGTCGAGGTTTGATATATAGGGGGCATAACGGCGCCATATGCCTTGTCGTATTCCTGTCCGCCGTGAATAGTCTTGGTATTGAATTTCATATGTTTCGGGTTTTCGTAGCTAAAGACCGGGGGCAATACCAACAAATACCGGATATATCGCCCGCCGTACTACACAAAAATAGCCATTTACTTTTTCCCATTCGCAATAAAGAAGTATCTTTAGCTGATTATTCCGTATATACATCATTTTTGTATAAAACGTCCTGAACACTAAAAGACCCAGACAAAAGAAATTTCTAACAATTCAACCGGATAAAATGAACGTGAAAAATTTCAACCCCTCCATGCGATGCCTTCCATTCATCCTGATACTTATCTTCACGGGCTGTGTCGACACAGATGAGCTCTCATACACCGCTCACAAGATCGTTACCGACTCCGGTGATTGTGAAAAAAATCCCTGTGCCAAGGTTAAAGTAAATTTCCCCACGGCAACAGCCACTACAGATATTGCCGATAAAATAAATAATATCATTGACGAGAGGATCATCAGCTATTTTATACTCGACCCGGATGCCAAAAAGGAAGAGACCATAGAAGATGCCATAGCGAACTTTAAAAGCGAGTACCTGAAAGACAAGGAAATGCAACCGGATTTTGCTTTCGGTTACGAAGCGGATATCCAGGGAGAAGTGCTCTACAAGGGTGAGAACTTACACAGTATTGCATTTTCCGCATTTATGTATATGGGAGGGGCACACGGTTATTCCAGCCTTACCTATCTCAACCTCGATCCCAAAACCGGCAAAGAATACCAGAATGCCGATTTATTCAAGAATATGGCGGATTTTAAAAAAATGGCCGAACAAAAATTCCGGAAACAGGAAAATATCCCGGCAAATTCCAACATCAACAGCACCGGCTTCTGGTTTGAAGACGACACTTATCAGCTTCCGGAAAATATCGGCTTTACCAAGGACAATATTATCCTGCACTACAACGCCTATGATATCAGTTCATATGCCGAAGGCGGAAAAACCCTGGAGATCCCCCTGGAGGAAGTAAAACAGTACCTGGCTATCCTCTGACAGCCCGTTTAAGTGCCAGTATGTACCCGAGGTGCAATCCTTCGTGCATGTTGTTATAAGCAATGGCGCCGTGTATATCGGTCAGGGTAACATTCATGCTTGTAGTGTAGGTATGGAATTCCGTAAAGATCCCCTTTTCGTAGTCTTCCCTGAATTTAGCAGCATTACCGAGGAATTTTTCCCTGAAATATCGTAATTCTTCTGCGGTCATGGGGCGCTCCCGATCGGGGGCAGTACCTTTTTTATAACGATCTATGACGGCATCGTCAATAGTACAGGGAAGCCCCGAAAGCCTGTAACACAAAATCTGCTGGGAGACTACCAGGTGGGCAAGATTCCAGGCTATATTGTTGTTGAATCCCCCGGGGATTCTGTTCATCTGCTCCAGAGACAATTCTTCTATGGATTTGACAACAATGTCCCGGGTACGTTCTAAAACATCAAACTGTTGGTCTGTCATAACATATTTTTCTTCAAAGCTAATTATTTCAAAGCATTCGGCCGCTTGGCATTATAGAAAAGTTATGGCTATTTTTGCAAAAACCATTCTTTATGAACAAAGTATATTACCTGAGTACCTGCGACACTTGTAAACGCATCATCAAACAACTTCAGCTACCGGGAAATTTTGTATTCCAGGACATAAAACCGGAACCCGTTACAGTGAAACAACTGGAAGAAATGAAAGTGCTGTCCGGCTCTTACGAAAGCCTTTTCAGCAGGAGGGCAAAACTGTATAAGGAGCGAAACCTCGCCTCGGAAAATCTTACGGAAGAGGATTATAAACAACTTATACTGGAACACTACACCTTCCTCAAAAGGCCGGTGATCATTGTAAACGGGGGAATATTTACAGGAAACAGTAAAAAAACCGTTGAAGCGGCTGCCAAGGCGGTCGCCGCATTATAAATTAAAAATCCCTTGTTGAGATGCATGGCCGTGCGTCTCAAACGTGCAGGCCATGCATCTCAACAGGGAGTATATTTATTACAGTTCCAATGCCTTTTTGACATTTCCGTCCATAAGCAGTTCTTCCGGGCTTTCCAGGGCCTCTTTTATGGCCACGAGGAAACCTACGGATTCCTTTCCGTCTATGATCCTGTGATCATAAGACAGTGCCACATACATCATGGGGTGTATTTCTACTTTTCCTTCCACGGCAATAGGACGTTCTATGATATTGTGCATTCCAAGGATACCGGATTGCGGAGGATTGATGATCGGAGTGGACAGCATACTCCCGAAAACCCCTCCGTTGGAAATGGTGAAAGTCCCACCAGTCATTTCATCTACAGTAATCTTTCCGTCGCGGGCACGGATGGCCAGGCGTTTAATTTCAGATTCAACACCCCTGAAGCTAAGGTTTTCAGCATTACGAACTACCGGCACCATCAATCCCTTGGGACCGGATACGGCTACGGAAATATCACAGAAATCATAGCTTATCTTGTAATCACCGTCCATCATGGAATTTACATCCGGGTATAGCTGCAGAGCCCTTACCACAGCCTTTGTGAAGAAGCTCATAAACCCGAGGCTCACCCCGTGCTTGGCCTTGAATTCTTCTTTGTACTGACTTCGGAGTTTAAAGATAGGGGTCATGTTCACTTCGTTGAACGTAGTGAGCATGGCTGTTTCGTTCTTTGCCGAAACCAGGCGCTCTGCCACTTTTCTCCGGAGCATGGACAGTTTTTTGCGCTCCTGTCCCCTGCTTCCCGGGCCGGGTGTTCCCATTGACGGCACGGCCTTTACCGCATCGTCCTTGGTAATACGGCCATCTTTTCCGGTGCCTTTTACCTCATTTGCCGCAATTCCTTTTTCGTCCAGTATTTTCTTTGCTGCTGGAGAAGCGGTCCCCGTGGCATAAGTTTCCTTTTTTTCAGCCTGTGCAGGTTGCGCAGCAGGTTGGGGCGCTTCTTTCGGAGCCTCTTCTTCCTTCTTTTCTGACTTTTCTTCAGCTGCCCCTCCTTCCGGCTTGGCCACACCGGTATCTATCAAACAAACTACTTCGCCCACGGCAACGGCGTCGCCTTCTTCCGCCTTCAGGGTAATGGTACCACTGGCCTCGGCAGGAAGCTCCAGGGTTGCTTTATCCGAATCCACTTCAGCAATGGCCTGATCTTTCTCTACATAATCTCCGTCAGAAACCAGCCATTCGGCTATTTCTACTTCCGTAATAGATTCCCCCGGCGAAGGAACTTTCATTTCTAAAATCATTGTGCTATAATTTTATTGGTCGTATTCTTTATTTTCTCTTGTTTTTTTATTGCTACTGCTACAGTCTGGTATGGTATCTGATACCCCGGTCCCGCGGAGGCACACGGCCTACACATTTGAGACGCACGGCCGTGCGTCTCTGCCAATCTATCCGGGTAACAGACTTTTAATGCCCATACCCGCCATTCTTGGCCCGGTAATCCCGGATGTTGTTGTCTTTGGTCTTGTCAAAAACATATTCTATCACTTCTTCGTGGCGTTTTTTGGACCTTACGGCACTTCCCGCCGCCGGAGAAGAATAAAACCTTCTCGAACATACCCGGAAACTCCTGGCATCTTCCAGGTGCATCAGCAAATGACTCCATGCTCCCATGTTCCGGGGCTCTTCCTGTGCCCAGACTACCTCTTCGGCATTCTTATAGCTGTTTATCACTTCTTTTATTTCATCCGAAGGCAAAGGGAACAGTTGTTCCAGCCTGACAAGGGCCACTTCTTTTTCCTTGCCTTTTTTCTCCCGGGCATCCAGCAGGTCGTAATAGAATTTACCGGTACAGAACACTACCGATTTTACATCCTTGTTCTTTACGGTCTCATCATCAATCACCGGCTGGAAAGTACCTTCGGCAAGATCACTTACTTTGGACACCGCCCTGGGGTGACGCAATAGGCTTTTTGGCGTAAACACAATGAGCGGTTTCTTGAAATTGACTTTCATCTGCCTTCGCAACAGGTGATAAAAGTTGGCCGGAGTGGTACAGTCGGCCACATACATATTATCCTTGGCGCAAAGTTGCAGGTAGCGTTCCATACGGCC contains the following coding sequences:
- the gdhA gene encoding NADP-specific glutamate dehydrogenase, which produces MKQTVDEFLALVEQRNLHEPEFMQAVREVAETVIPYIKEHDIYYGKNILLRMAEPERVIMFRVPWVDDKGEIQVNRGFRVEMNSAIGPYKGGLRFHPSVNLSILKFLAFEQVFKNSLTTLPMGGGKGGSDFDPKGKSENEMMRFCHAFMAELFRHIGPNTDIPAGDMGVGAREIGFMFGQYKKLKNEFTGVLTGKGLSWGGSLIRPEATGYGTVYFAESMLKTKGESFEGKRVVISGSGNVAQYAAEKAVVLGAKVLTLSDSSGYIYDEDGIDEEKLAHVMELKNVKRVRIKEYLDKYPKARYISGKKPWGEQCDIALPCATQNELNDKDAQMLVKNGCICVAEGANMPSTPGAVEVFHKSRILFAPGKASNAGGVATSGLEMSQNSLRVGWTREEVDERLKKIMLDIHNSCIQYGKEKDGYTDYVRGANIAGFVKVADAMLAQGVV
- a CDS encoding DNA-binding protein, producing the protein MNNLKNLERLQQLHQLIVKEATGSPPQLARLMQVSERKVYQLIEQLKDIDAPVSYSRVHKTYFYEDDFDLKVTVSVTVLKDNELTEIFGGSYFLTNKIQTARFMQGTILS
- a CDS encoding peptidase domain-containing ABC transporter, producing MAKKKTIIKQHDITDCGATCLASVAAHYNLQIPIARIRQYASTDKKGTNVLGLIEAAQKLGFEAKGVRGDINSLFKIPKPAIAHVIVRKVLHHYVVVYEVTKKHVLVMDPGDGKMHKKTHEEFKEEWTGVLALLMPDESFSEGNEKVSSMKRFWFLLRPHKFVLIQAFFGALIVTLLGFSTSIYLGKITDYVLTGGNIKLLNLLSVVMLILLVLQIVVGIFKDTFLIKTGQQIDARLILGYYKHLLKLPQQFFDTMRVGEIISRINDAVKIRTFINGVALSLTVNVLILIFSFALMFFYYWKLALIMLAIIPLYIGIYILTNRLNKKAERKVMERAADLESQLVESLNSVGTIKRFGLEYFANIKTEARFINLLNIGYKSALNTVFSTTSSTFISQLFTIILLWSGSYFVIDREITPGELLSFYAIIGYFTGPVAKLVDANKQIQNAWIAADRLFEIMDLEREEKGDKIKLTRENIGDIAFKKVHFRYGTRVEVFKDFSLDIPKGKITAVIGESGSGKSTLISLLQNIYPIQKGKITIGEYDLKYIENTSLRDIVGVVPQKIDLFGGNVVENIAVGEFQPDMERIMKICKSIGILSFVENLPNSFATYLGENGATLSGGQKQRIAIARALYKQPEILVLDEATSSLDSTSENFVQKTIANLREKDKTIIVIAHRLSTVVHADKIVVLDKGEVIEEGNHSELYNSQGHYFKLWQQQMPSFST
- a CDS encoding HlyD family secretion protein → MEIFPKEIIDSTVEAHHFKLRNRSKIIYTLVLLGVLAALIALPFIYVDVYTTSRGIIKPENERTVLTLINSGKVAYKNMVNNQKVEAGDTLLILNNEQISDKLSLYRQQIGDNRRFVHDLSLLTSGRSVAASQLSSPKYRASYMEYNQKIKELKTRLETARKDFERHEKLHARKVISNSEYEAKKLEYDMALSDLESYKTQQHYQWESEQTSLSNTLNELGSDFNQYNSNNENQVLVAPVSGTLLKVAGIEEGGYINSGVTIAEISPDTELLIECYVAPTDIGLIRESQSITYQIDAFNYNQWGFASGEIISIGNDIESVDEESAAFKVRCSINESYLQLKNGFKGNLKKGMTLTANFKLTERSLFDLLYDKVDDWLNPSRAQQN
- a CDS encoding DinB family protein; the protein is MTDQQFDVLERTRDIVVKSIEELSLEQMNRIPGGFNNNIAWNLAHLVVSQQILCYRLSGLPCTIDDAVIDRYKKGTAPDRERPMTAEELRYFREKFLGNAAKFREDYEKGIFTEFHTYTTSMNVTLTDIHGAIAYNNMHEGLHLGYILALKRAVRG
- a CDS encoding bacteriocin, which encodes MKNLENYGVQELNAKELNEVNGGLLGDLDGVLDLVTGVIGTVTGVVGTVVDLVSGLLGGLLGGL
- a CDS encoding bacteriocin, whose translation is MKNLENFGVQELNAKELQEVNGGLDLGGVIGLVTGVLGTVTGVVGGIVSVVGSVVELTLGIITGVVDL
- a CDS encoding DUF3298 and DUF4163 domain-containing protein, which translates into the protein MNVKNFNPSMRCLPFILILIFTGCVDTDELSYTAHKIVTDSGDCEKNPCAKVKVNFPTATATTDIADKINNIIDERIISYFILDPDAKKEETIEDAIANFKSEYLKDKEMQPDFAFGYEADIQGEVLYKGENLHSIAFSAFMYMGGAHGYSSLTYLNLDPKTGKEYQNADLFKNMADFKKMAEQKFRKQENIPANSNINSTGFWFEDDTYQLPENIGFTKDNIILHYNAYDISSYAEGGKTLEIPLEEVKQYLAIL
- a CDS encoding cystathionine gamma-synthase, with product MKFNTKTIHGGQEYDKAYGAVMPPIYQTSTYAQTTPGGHKGYEYSRTHNPTRTALENALASIENGEYGLAFGSGLAAIDAVLKLLKPGDEVIVTNDLYGGTYRLFTGIYEDFGIKFRFVEMNDAGNTENYISPATRLIWVETPTNPMMNIIDLEKIAAIAKKHRLLFAVDNTFATPYLQQPLDLGADIVMHSATKYLGGHSDVVMGALVVKAKELAEKLRFIQNASGAICGPMDSFLVLRGIKTLHVRMQRHCENGREVALFLADHPLVEKVYWPGLENHPNHDIAKRQMRDFGGMVSFVTRGNDFEKAIRVVERLKVFTLAESLGGVESLAGHPASMTHASIPKEERERSGVVDSLIRLSVGIEDKEDLLEDLRQALD
- a CDS encoding bacteriocin, which codes for MKNLENYGVQELNTTELNEINGGITVDLGDALGLALGVVNIVVDAVQSAAVAVAEYVAGFIGGLDL